The following coding sequences lie in one Vibrio sp. BS-M-Sm-2 genomic window:
- the aspS gene encoding aspartate--tRNA ligase yields MRTHYCGNLNKSLAGQTVELCGWVNRRRDLGGLIFIDMRDREGIVQVVVDPDMKDIFPIANQLRNEFCIKFTGEVRVRPDSQVNKDMATGEVELYATGLEIINRSEALPLDFNQTNSEEQRLKYRYIDLRRPEMSDRIKLRARASSFVRRFLDENLFLDIETPVLTKATPEGARDYLVPSRVHKGSFYALPQSPQLFKQLLMMSGFDRYYQIVKCFRDEDLRADRQPEFTQIDIETSFMTSQEVRNVTEKLVHDMWKELLDVELGQFPVMPFSEAIRRFGSDKPDLRNPLELVDVADLVKDVEFKVFSGPANDEKGRVAVIRVPGGAKLTRKQIDGYAEHVNIYGAKGLAWMKVNDRAAGMEGIQSPVAKFLSEDVINGILDRTQAESGDIILFGADKAGVVAEAMGALRLKLGTDLELTDTSAWAPLWVVDFPMFEEDGEGNLHAMHHPFTSPLGVNAEELKTNPAAANSDAYDMVINGYEVGGGSVRIHNAEMQTAVFGILGIEAQEQQEKFGFLLEALKYGTPPHAGLAFGLDRLAMLLCGTENIRDVIAFPKTTAAACLLTDAPSLANPASLEELAIAVKLAEKKEQA; encoded by the coding sequence ATGCGTACCCATTACTGTGGTAACCTGAACAAGTCCCTGGCGGGACAAACTGTAGAATTGTGCGGCTGGGTAAACCGTCGCCGTGATTTAGGCGGTCTTATCTTTATTGATATGCGTGATCGTGAAGGCATCGTTCAGGTTGTTGTCGATCCAGATATGAAAGATATCTTCCCGATCGCTAACCAACTGCGTAATGAATTCTGTATCAAGTTTACTGGTGAAGTACGTGTTCGCCCGGACAGCCAAGTAAATAAAGACATGGCTACTGGTGAAGTAGAACTTTACGCGACCGGTCTAGAGATCATTAACCGTTCAGAAGCGCTTCCACTAGACTTCAACCAAACGAACTCTGAAGAGCAGCGCCTTAAGTACCGTTACATCGATCTTCGTCGTCCAGAAATGAGCGACCGTATCAAGCTTCGTGCACGTGCTTCTAGCTTCGTTCGTCGTTTCCTTGATGAGAACCTGTTCCTAGACATCGAAACGCCAGTACTAACGAAAGCGACACCAGAAGGTGCTCGTGACTACCTAGTACCAAGCCGTGTTCACAAAGGTAGCTTCTACGCACTTCCTCAATCCCCTCAGCTGTTCAAGCAACTGCTGATGATGTCTGGTTTTGACCGTTACTACCAAATCGTTAAATGTTTCCGTGATGAAGATTTACGTGCTGACCGTCAGCCTGAATTTACTCAAATCGATATCGAAACATCTTTCATGACTTCTCAAGAAGTACGTAACGTGACTGAGAAGCTTGTTCACGATATGTGGAAAGAACTTCTAGATGTTGAACTAGGCCAATTCCCAGTAATGCCTTTCTCTGAAGCGATTCGTCGTTTCGGTTCTGATAAGCCAGATCTACGTAACCCACTAGAGCTAGTTGATGTTGCTGACTTGGTTAAAGACGTTGAGTTCAAAGTATTTTCTGGCCCAGCTAACGACGAGAAAGGTCGCGTAGCGGTTATTCGTGTTCCAGGTGGTGCTAAGCTAACTCGTAAGCAAATCGACGGTTACGCTGAACACGTAAACATCTACGGCGCGAAAGGCCTAGCTTGGATGAAGGTTAACGACCGTGCTGCAGGCATGGAAGGTATTCAATCTCCAGTTGCTAAGTTCCTAAGCGAAGACGTAATCAACGGTATTCTAGATCGCACTCAAGCTGAATCTGGCGATATCATTCTGTTCGGTGCAGACAAAGCGGGCGTTGTTGCTGAAGCAATGGGCGCACTTCGTCTTAAACTAGGTACGGATCTAGAGCTAACAGACACATCTGCATGGGCTCCACTGTGGGTTGTTGACTTCCCAATGTTCGAAGAAGACGGCGAAGGTAACCTACACGCAATGCACCACCCATTCACATCACCACTAGGTGTGAACGCGGAAGAGCTTAAAACGAACCCAGCAGCAGCAAATTCAGATGCATACGACATGGTAATCAACGGCTACGAAGTAGGCGGCGGTTCTGTACGTATTCACAACGCAGAAATGCAAACAGCGGTATTCGGTATCCTAGGTATCGAAGCACAAGAGCAACAAGAGAAGTTCGGCTTCCTACTTGAAGCGCTTAAGTACGGTACGCCACCACACGCTGGTCTAGCATTCGGTCTTGACCGTCTAGCAATGCTGCTTTGTGGTACAGAGAACATCCGTGACGTTATCGCATTCCCGAAAACAACAGCAGCAGCATGTCTACTAACAGACGCGCCAAGCCTAGCGAACCCGGCATCACTGGAAGAGCTAGCAATCGCAGTTAAATTGGCAGAGAAAAAAGAGCAAGCGTAA
- the ruvC gene encoding crossover junction endodeoxyribonuclease RuvC yields the protein MSIILGIDPGSRITGYGVIRQNGRHLYYLGSGCIRTSEKELPGRLKQIYAGVSEIITQFQPDVFAIEQVFMAKNADSALKLGQARGSAIVAAVNADLPVHEYAARLIKQAVTGNGGADKSMVQNMVMSMLKLPAKPQADAADALGVAITHANTNKTLIALAGKATGARKGRYR from the coding sequence ATGTCTATTATCTTAGGGATTGACCCTGGCTCTCGTATTACGGGCTATGGCGTGATTCGTCAAAATGGTCGTCATCTATATTACTTAGGTAGCGGTTGTATTCGCACCTCTGAAAAAGAACTGCCGGGTCGACTTAAACAAATCTACGCCGGTGTGAGCGAAATCATCACTCAGTTTCAGCCGGATGTGTTCGCTATTGAGCAGGTCTTCATGGCGAAGAATGCGGATTCTGCACTCAAGCTTGGACAAGCCCGTGGCAGTGCGATAGTGGCTGCGGTGAATGCTGATCTGCCCGTCCATGAGTATGCGGCTCGTTTAATAAAACAAGCGGTGACAGGCAATGGTGGTGCTGATAAGTCGATGGTTCAAAACATGGTGATGAGCATGCTTAAGTTACCGGCTAAACCACAGGCCGATGCTGCCGATGCTCTAGGCGTAGCGATCACTCACGCCAACACTAATAAAACCTTGATAGCACTGGCAGGTAAGGCGACAGGCGCGAGAAAAGGGCGCTACCGTTAA